The following are from one region of the Mauremys reevesii isolate NIE-2019 linkage group 2, ASM1616193v1, whole genome shotgun sequence genome:
- the GRINA gene encoding protein lifeguard 1, translated as MSHEKSFLVSGDGFPTPSPAFPGQQPPAPPAYAQPPYPAAPYPQPQFQPGPYNQPGFPQGPYPQGPGPYPPAPYAQGPYPPAGVYPQGPYMQPPYAQPQPIVSEDQGSPLHSNYHEDGPPSYYDNQDFPITHWDDKSIRQAFIRKVFLVLTVQLSVTLAFVAIFTFVKGMKGFVRRNVWMYYVSYAVFFISLIVLSCCGEFRRKYPWNLVALSILTVSLSYMVGMIASFYETDAVIMAVGITAIVCFTVVLFSLQTKYDFTSCRGVLIVCLVVLILFSILCIFIRNRIMDIVYASLGALLFTCFLAVDTQMLLGNKQLALSPEEYVFAALNLYTDIIQIFLYILAIIGRAKD; from the exons ATGTCCCACGAGAAGAGCTTCCTGGTGTCGGGCGATGGCTTCCCCACTCCAAGCCCTGCCTTCCCTGGGCAGCAGCCTCCTGCCCCGCCAGCCTACGCACAGCCCCCCTACCCGGCAGCACCCTATCCACAGCCCCAGTTCCAGCCAGGACCTTACAACCAGCCGGGCTTTCCGCAGGGCCCGTACCCTCAAGGGCCTGGGCCATACCCACCAGCCCCATATGCTCAGGGGCCATATCCACCGGCAGGCGTGTATCCTCAGGGGCCGTATATGCAGCCGCCATACGCCCAGCCACAGCCCATAGTCTCAGAGGACCAAGGCT CTCCGCTGCACAGTAACTACCATGAGGACGGGCCGCCCTCGTACTACGACAACCAGGACTTCCCCATCACCCACTGGGACGACAAGAGCATCCGCCAGGCCTTCATCCGCAAG GTGTTCCTGGTGCTGACCGTCCAGCTGAGCGTGACCTTGGCCTTCGTGGCCATCTTCACCTTTGTGAAGGGCATGAAGGGCTTTGTGAGGCGCAACGTCTGGATGTACTACGTCTCCTACGCCGTCTTCTTCATCTCGCTGATCgtgctgagctgctgtggggagttCCGCCGCAAGTACCCCTGGAACCTGGTCGCCCTG TCCATCCTCACTGTCAGCCTCTCCTACATGGTGGGGATGATCGCCAGCTTCTATGAAACGGACGCCGTCATCATGGCCGTGGGCATCACGGCCATCGTCTGCTTCACCGTTGTCCTCTTCTCCCTGCAg ACCAAGTATGACTTCACCTCCTGCCGGGGCGTGCTGATCGTCTGCCTGGTGGTGCTGATCCTCTTCTCCATCCTGTGTATCTTCATCCGGAACCGCATCATGGACATCGTCTACGCCTCGCTGGGAGCCCTGCTCTTCACCTGT TTCCTAGCGGTGGACACTCAGATGCTCCTGGGGAACAAGCAGCTGGCCCTGAGCCCGGAGGAGTACGTCTTCGCCGCCCTCAACCTCTACACGGATATTATCCAGATCTTCCTCTACATCCTGGCCATCATCGGCCGGGCCAAGGACTAG